CGGCACTTCAGAGACTACTTCTGTCAATTTAACAAGTGTTAGCACTTAGCAGACATAGGCACATATCAAAGGGAAGATCAACCAACTTAAAAGGCTTAATTTGGCATATGGAAATCCAAATCACAGTGATTAGCAACAAAATCCACTAAGCAGCTTAAAAAAGTGAACCCATTCCCAAAATTCTAACGATCTAAGTACATGTTAAACACATTATGTATAAGGTTTCATACCTTGAAACAAACGTATCTAAGAGCACATTCAACCTTAGTCCTTGGACACTCTTTAAGTTAAAATAACATATCCTTAACCTTAGTCCTTGGAGAAGATTGTCATGGAGTAAACTTGCAAGGACGATTGCTTACTTAAACAACTCATCTTTAACAACGTGTTGGTTAAGTTGTAGCACTTGTCATAGATCCCTAAGGGTTGACTATTGGAGCAAAATTATGAATATGTTGCTTCAAAATTATATGATACTGAGAGTCCACTTGAGCCACACATTATAGGGTTGTCCATTGAAGGTGCTCTAGGATAAGtaactcttataaaaaaaatatattcataatAATGTGGTTGTTCTTGTAATTTGGAGATAATTttctaagtgtatgtttggttctaATTTTGGATGAGCCAAAATCGATTCTAGAGgcgtagaattgattttgacatgtttggttGCTTTTGAGTAAAATTTATTGTCTCCATAATTGATTCTAACTTAAAAGCTAAAAATTGGAGCTTTTGATTCTAGAATTATTTTTGACACTCAAACTTGTTGAACTCACTTTTACAataaatgtatccaaacataactTACTACTagtcagaatcagaatcagttTTACATAATCaattaactcaaaatcaattattttcatCGCAAAACAAAACACACAGTCTAAATTTGGTTACTTTCAATTTTGTAAGAATACAAAAAAATCAGCATCATGTTCATTCATTCAACCAGATGGCAACACTATTTTTGCACAAAACCCAGATGAGGAATTTCATCAAACACGTAGAAGACACGAAAAcaaccaaaaaaattcaaattttcaacaACCAATACAAACAAAGAACCAAATTTAGAGACTCATTTATGTTTGTGAAATTATTACCTCTTCGTAGAAATCTTGGTCGAGCTTCTGACCGATTCGGAGAGCTGTGAAAACTGTGACAGCTAGGAGAGAAAGAGGAAGCGCAATCGCGAATGCATAGCTACTAGCGTTGGCTCCGGCACGTGTGACGACCGTCGCGCTTCTCGGTCTCCGGCAAGAGGCGTGGAGAAGAGGTGGCGGAGAGTTGCGTGAAGGTGGGGTCCTCAAGGAAGGGAATGTGAAAGAGTTAGTAGTGTGAAAAATTGGATTAGAGATGAGAAATAGTGTTGCCATTGATTATGATTGTGGATTTGTGTAGTggtggatgatgatgatgatgatggattatttcgtttttctttttcttttttttacaaaattatttcgTTTTTCTATTGTTACTATTTTGGGAATAAACCGTTATTTTGTCCTAAATGCGTAACACCGGTAAATGTCTTTCATTTATCAATCTGTTAAGTTAATTATtgtgtttaataatttaaagcgtcttgttaacatgtgcatatagggcacatgataaggtatcttaatttagaaatttaacatttaataatacaagacatttaatgcttgaaaagttaaaatgcacaaattctaagacataatttctatttttactaccttaacatgtgccatatatgcacatgttaacattctcctaatttaaatttctatattttaataaattattactcCAAGATAACTGAGCTCCAACTCCAGTAAAGGAATCGGATAGTAAGATACAGTTTTTGAAAAGCGGTAATGATGTAATGTCCAAAGATTGGAGGTAGCTACTTCGCCAATAGTACTTCTTCCTTCTTCAACCACTTTCTCGCTTTCAAATCACCCGATAAGAATGTGGAGAATAACCAAAACATAATGGTTCCTTTATGATTATGAATTTAGTTCTTAGTATATTCTTAAAATGactaatatgaataaaatttaatagagtTAGAGATCTTTATGAAATATGCATAAATTCGGTGACCTATCTGACGTTCtacaaaaattatttgtacaGAACAAACTATTGAATTTTGAGGTCTTGTACTGCCTTTTTTGtaaagctcattaaccacttgaacccAATGACTTGGTTTATTGCACAGATAGCTTAAATAAGACAcagtttttcataaaaataaattgaacaagTATTAGACACTATATATGGTTCTGATTTCTTTAAGTACttacatcaacaaaaaaaaataataataataattcacgATCACTAATATATGTCATGACCaattctaacatgcacaagtgcatgTCTTTCATGGTTGTTAATATATTCATATACTTGAACATCATTAGCAAAGAGtcaaatatatgtatataatacCAGAGAACAATCAATATGGTGAGTGAAATAAACTGCTGTTATCCTAATAacaaatattaagaaaaatacataaaatagaATTCAATGGTAGCACTCTATACAgaaaaatgacaaaaacaaTATGACATATCAACCTATGGAAGGATAAAAAAGGGTGGTCTTGAAACTGATTATGAGTGTGAAATGAGGTTACTATCTTCTACTACTCCTGGCGGAGACTGCGGCGGTACAGCCAATTCTTGAAATACAGCAGATTCAAAATCCAAAGTCTTCCTAGCAGTTGCTTGAGAttctttggttcttccaatctTTCTAGATGGGAGGGATATAGAGGCAACAGCTCTTGTTGAATTACTACTATCAATTGAATGCAAAAACTTTTCTTTCGAAATTTTTGGTGCTGATGCAATTACAGAACTGAATACTCCAGATTCCCTCAAACTTTGTATTATGACCTGAACACAAGTTCATCAAGAAATGAGTTTGAAGataccaaaaaaataagtaaaatatgtAGAAATAGATATACCTAACACATAACATTGTTCTTAATCGTGTAACACGTAAAATAGAAGTTTGGTCAAATTCCACAACATAACGGTGCCATAACCTATatccgctatttgacaacatttcgTACTAAACAAACACCGTATTGCAGAACAatagtgatttgttcaaattcaacTATGTTCTAGCCCTATAACACCGCAATTTAACAACAGTTGCTCTAACGAGCTGACTCATCGGGACAACTTTTACTTCATGAAGGGTGTTAGTACCTTGTTTGTTCCTCTATACCATTATGAGATTAAATAAAGGATTTTGTGTCACATTACAccataaatataatattttcagTTAACTAATGTTGTTGaccttgtttttctttttttctcttccTTAATAACTTATTACTCACCATGGGAGTATATATGCGAGTCAATATTCCCTTCCTCAACAGTTTTATCTTCAGCTCTTTATCACCCCACACAACATGCTCATTATACCTGGAACAAACAAGGACCAAATGTTTCTGGAAGATCAATAACATAATGATTATAAAATAGAGGAGGGATGAGATTGTAAATAAGTAGAAATTTAAGCTACATACCACTTCAACATTTCTTCTTCAGTTGCAGTCGAAGCAATGATGAATGCCTGAAATTGATGAAGTAAGCTTAGTATAAATGAAAGCAATGATGAATGTCTAGAATCAAAATGGTCTAACCATCTCCCTGCATGCCCTTGCTAACCATCTCCTTAATATAATTTATCGTTCCTCTCTGACATTTTGACCAAAACCAAATACCTATTGGTGCACTTCACTCGGTCCATTTTTTTTCTAAGGCCTAAATCCAGTTCCTAACACACCAACATTACTATTACAGAAGTATTGCACTATCGAATCTAGATACTAAATAAAAGCAATTCTAACAAAGTTCACTATAAAATAGCCAAGCTCAAGTCAAAGCTATAGTAAAATAACAATACACTAGTTGCTAGAATATTAGAAAAATACACTATATTGTAAGTTATTTCCTAGGAATAGTTTATAATCTTAGAGTATCTCTTAGGATTAGATTTTATAttgcttattattattattatgatttgttCTTGATATTAGGATTGAGTCTATGTATCCCTTTAAATAGAGATCAGTGTCTACTGTCTAGTCTTTGGTATCAAGttattatcaataataatattcaaggttcttattattttctctcttccTTTTATCGAAAATCCCACAACTTCAACAATAGTATAAAAAATCCTGTTTTCTGATATGAAATCCAAGTAAAAAACTGAATTGAAGAGAAGGATGAAaaataagaaaggaaaaaaaataaaactgaaaCTTACAGATCTGTCAAATTCCAACATGAAGCATCTTTTGACATCTTCTTTTGTAGGTTTGCAACCACAACGATCACGTCTAGACGTTAAATCCGAGAATTTGGCGTATGTGTAATGTAAAACAGCAGCCTCTTCCAATTTGATTTCACTGCCATAATTCAGAAAAAACCATTACGTTACTATTTAAAATGCCATGGATAcaaatatgttttataaattgaTGATGTACTATACTTTGGGGTTTTCATATAATTATGCCATCTGTGTGCACCATTAGGCCGAAGATGATCTTGTACACGTGCAACT
This portion of the Trifolium pratense cultivar HEN17-A07 linkage group LG3, ARS_RC_1.1, whole genome shotgun sequence genome encodes:
- the LOC123918461 gene encoding uncharacterized protein LOC123918461 gives rise to the protein MATLFLISNPIFHTTNSFTFPSLRTPPSRNSPPPLLHASCRRPRSATVVTRAGANASSYAFAIALPLSLLAVTVFTALRIGQKLDQDFYEEMAKNEAIMEIDEDEEDDNDVDVETYLEEEPVLPRGRNRPKREA